In Asterias amurensis chromosome 4, ASM3211899v1, one genomic interval encodes:
- the LOC139936685 gene encoding heart- and neural crest derivatives-expressed protein 2-like, whose translation MSILSEYPPVPVSLQRSQDEHNMYRHNGHGRCPSIPENDQGYFHGLLLSPAVAATGEMPHEYGSPVQSYSPCSHTCQEQITGNCNSPNLDCQSGPGNSCDERSTPPGMPGPRRFGKRRCATNSNRKERRRTLSINSAFSDLRECIPNVPADTKLSKIKTLRLATSYIAYLSEVLSKDDGIGPVDAANFKAELMKMEDRERRKKAVDRETTEPQHAIEARRSRGRTGWPQHVWALELQR comes from the exons ATGAGTATACTGAGTGAATACCCACCCGTGCCTGTGAGCTTGCAACGGTCGCAAGACGAGCATAACATGTACCGTCATAACGGGCACGGTAGATGTCCGTCCATCCCGGAGAACGACCAGGGGTACTTCCACGGACTCCTCCTCAGCCCTGCCGTGGCAGCTACCGGTGAAATGCCGCACGAGTACGGTAGTCCTGTCCAGTCTTACTCGCCATGCTCACACACGTGCCAAGAACAGATCACGGGTAATTGCAACAGCCCTAACTTGGACTGCCAGTCCGGTCCCGGGAACTCATGCGACGAGCGGAGCACTCCCCCAGGCATGCCTGGCCCGCGACGCTTCGGTAAGCGACGGTGCGCTACCAACAGCAACCGTAAGGAGCGACGGCGGACGCTTAGCATAAACTCTGCCTTTTCTGATTTACGAGAATGTATTCCAAATGTGCCGGCAGATACCAAACTGTCCAAGATTAAGACTCTGAGACTAGCTACGAGTTACATTGCATACTTGTCCGAGGTCCTCTCCAAAGACGATGGAATTGGACCGGTGGACGCGGCCAACTTCAAGGCAGAACTTATGAAGATGGAGGACCGTGAAAGAAGGAAGAAAGCTGTAGACCGTGAAACG ACCGAGCCACAACACGCTATCGAAGCCAGGCGTTCACGGGGCAGAACCGGCTGGCCACAACACGTCTGGGCCCTGGAACTACAACGCTAA